The sequence GGTGCTAGTGATAAATCTATAATTCCAAAAGGAACATTTAATCTTTTTGAAGCTTCTTGAGCTACTAATTGCCCAACTCTTGTTATTTTGAATGCAGTTTTCTTAACTACTTCACAAAGAGTTTCAAAATCAGCATCTCTAGCCTCTGTAAGAGCTTTTTTAACAACTCCAGGTCCACTAACTCCAACGTTAATTACACAGTCAGCTTCTCCAACTCCATGGAATGCTCCAGCCATAAATGGGTTATCTTCAACTGCATTACAGAACACTACAAATTTAGCACAACCAATACTATCTCTATCTTTTGTAAGTTCAGCAGTTTCTTTTATAATTTCTCCCATTTTTTTAACTGCATTCATATTTAATCCATTTCTTGAAGTTCCTATATTAACAGATGAACATACTCTTTCAGTTACTGCAAGTGCTTCTGGGATAGAATCAAGAAGAATTCTATCAGATGGAGTACATCCTTTTTGTACAAGAGCAGAGAATCCACCTATAAAGTTAACTCCACAAGCTTCAGCAGCTTTATCTAAAGTTTTAGCAATACTTACATAAGAATCTGTTTTACATCCTGCTGCAGCTATTGCAATAGGAGTTACAGATATTCTTTTGTTTACAACTGGTATTCCAAAATGTTTTGCAATTTCATCTCCAACTTTTACTAAGTCTTTAGCATAAGTTGTTATTTTTTTATATATATTTTCGTTAAATTTATTTATATCTGGATCAGCACAATCTATCAGACTAATACCCATAGTTATAGTACGTACATCAAGATTCTCTTCAGCAATCATTCTATTTGTTTCTTGAATCTCCACTCTGGAAATCATATTAATTTTCCTCCTATAAACCCTTTATTTAATAATTAGATACGGTGCATACAATTAAAGATATCTTCATGTTGCATTGAAACAATAACACCTAGCTCTTTTCCTATTCCTTTTAGCTCTTCAGCAGCTACTTCCATAGGTTTTGATATTTTAGAAATATCAACTATCATCATCATATTAAAATATCCATCTACAATAGTTTGAGAAATATCAAGGATATTTATATTTACCTCTGATAAATAAGCACATGTTTTAGCTATGATACCTACTTTATCCTTACCAAATACAGTAATAACACACTTCATTTTCTTCCTCCTGAAATTTTTAATTTATATGAATAGTTTTTGAACAACTTTGAAATATTATTTTATTATAGCAAAAAATATGATTTTTTACAACGAAAAAAGGATTTTACTAAAAAAAATTTTTTTGTTTTTTTTCTAAAACTATCTTTAAACTTTAAAAGTAATTATATAAATTATTTTGTCAAATATTTCAACCTTTTTGTAACATAATTGTCACATTGTATTGTTATATTAAGACTATAAAATCTTTCCCCAAGATGTTTTAATATATAGTTTTAGGAAATAGGATAATTTGAAGAGATGTCAAATTATCCTATTTTTCTTTACATAAAAAAAAATATATATTAAAATATATTAGAGAATCACTAAAAATATTTTAGGAGGATAAGATGATAAAAACAAATAAAGAATTTTTAGTTAAACAATCAGTTGGAGGAAAGGTTCACAGTCCTATTGTAGCTTCACCTTATAGAATTTCTAGAGATGGAATCCCTATGATACTTCCTGCTACTGGAGGAATTTCATATAATGTAAAAGTTGGAGATTCTTGCATGAAATGGATTGGAGACCATGTTGAGCCTGGAGTAAGTATTAGAAATGAAAATACAAATGAAAATAATGCTCTTATGTTACTTGGTTGCATAGGAAATGAAGCTAAGGTTATGTCAGGAGATGCAAAGGGAGCTACTGGTTTTGTAACTGGTGGACATGGTGGTATTGAGCATACATTAGTATATTTTGATGATGAAACTTTAGAAAAATTAAATATAGATGATAAAATTTTAGTTAAAGCTTTTGGACAAGGATTAAAAATAGAAGGATTTGATGATATAGTTTGTATGAATATAGATCCAGAACTTTTAGAAAAAATGGATATCAGAGTTACTGAAGATGGATGCCTAGAAGTTCCAGTAGCTACAGAGATACCACCATATTTAATGGGTTCTGGTGTTGGAAGTTCAACAGCTTTCTCTGGAGATTATGATATTATGACCGGAGATAAAGAAGCAAATGAAAAATATGGTATCAATGAGTTAAGATTTGGAGATATAGTTCTTCTTCAAGATTGTAACAACTGCTTTGGAAGAGATTACTTGAAAGGATCTGTTACTATTGGGGTTGTAGTTCACAGCGACTGTGTAAAAGCTGGACATGGACCTGGAGTAACAGCTATAATGAGCTGCCCTACTTCTAAAATTAAAGGAAGAAAAGATAAAAACGCTAATATAGCTTATTATATGAATGTTATGAGATAAAAATAAAAGCTATTGCAAATTAACTAAAGTGTTAGTTTGTAATAGCTTTTTCTATTCAAAGTTATCTATTTTCTTCTAAATGAAAGAGCCTCCATCAAATGAAAACGTTTTATCTCAATACTCTCATCTAAATCAGCTATTGTTCTAGCAGTTTTTAAAATTTTATCATAACCTCTAGCTGAAATTCCTAACATCTGAACAGCACTTTTAAAATACTCTCTATCTTCTGGCAAAATCTTACAATATTTCTTTATATCTAAAGATGACATATTACTATTTAAAGTTTCATCATTTCCAAACCTTTCTCTTTGGATCTTTCTAACCTTTATAACCCTTTTTCTAATCTCTTCTGAACTCTCTGCAACAGAACTATTCATAAGCTCATCTTCTGATAATCTTCTCATCTCAATATGAATATCTATTCTATCCATAATAGGACCTGAAAGCTTTTTCATATATTTAGTAACTTCATGTTGAGAACAACTGCATTTACCCCCTTCAAAATAAAAGCCACATGGACAAGGGTTGCTCGTTCCTACTAATAAAAATTTGCTTGGAAAATTCACCTTATAGTGTGCCCTTGTTATAAAGATTTTTCCATCTTCTAATGGTTGACGTAAACTTTCTAATACACTTCTTGGAAACTCTGCTAACTCATCTAAAAGTAAAATTCCATTTGATGCTAAAGTTATCTCTCCAGGGCTTATCTTTTTTCCACCACCTATAATAGCTGTTGGTGAACTGGTATGGTGAGGAGCTCTAAAAGGACGTTTGTTAATAATAGGATTTTCACTATTTAACTCTCCAGCAACGCTATAAATTTTAGTACTTTGAATTATCTCATTTTCTGTCATAGGTGGTAAAATTGTTATCATTCTCTTTGCTAACATTGATTTTCCTGAACCTGGACTACCTATTAAAAGAATATTATGTCCACCTGCTGCTGCAATCTCCATCCCTCTTTTAGCTAGTGTTTGACCTTTTACCTCATTAAAATCAACTTTATACTCTATATTCAATTTTCTTTGAGGTTTTTCAAAAATAGGTTTAGTGTTATTACTTATAAAATCTGCTACCTCTTTTAAATGAGATACAGGAATAATATCTATTCCCTCAATTAAACTAGCCTCTTCTAAATTTTCTAGAGGAAGGACAACACCTGTATAATTTTTTTCCTTAGCTAAAATCATACTATTTATTATTCCTTTTATTCCTCTTACCTTTCCATCAAGGGATAGCTCTCCAAGAAAAATATAGTTATCTAAAACACTATTTTTATCTCTAATATATCCCATAGCCAACATTATTCCCACAGCTATTGGTAAGTCAAATTGAGCCCCCTCTTTTTTTATCCCTGCTGGGGATAGATTAACTATCATTCTTTTTGGTTCAACTTTATAATCACAATTTTTCAGAGCTGTTTTTATTCTATCTTTACTTTCAGAAATAGCAGTATCTCCTAATCCTACTATTGAAAAAATAGGAAGTCCATTGCTAATATCTATTTCTACTTCTATTAAGTAAGGTTCAACACCTAAATAACTAGAACTAAAAACTCTAATATTCATCTTTTTTCCCCCTTAAAATCCTTTTATTTAATTATAACTTTCTTTCTAGGAATAGGCTAATTTTTTATATGTAAATATTGTAATTATAAATTTTAAAGAGCTTTTAATTTTCTATAATATGTGTTATTCTATAAAAAGAAATTGTGTAATTCAGGAGGGAAAATTGAATATTTTACAAGTGATAC comes from uncultured Fusobacterium sp. and encodes:
- a CDS encoding PFL family protein — translated: MISRVEIQETNRMIAEENLDVRTITMGISLIDCADPDINKFNENIYKKITTYAKDLVKVGDEIAKHFGIPVVNKRISVTPIAIAAAGCKTDSYVSIAKTLDKAAEACGVNFIGGFSALVQKGCTPSDRILLDSIPEALAVTERVCSSVNIGTSRNGLNMNAVKKMGEIIKETAELTKDRDSIGCAKFVVFCNAVEDNPFMAGAFHGVGEADCVINVGVSGPGVVKKALTEARDADFETLCEVVKKTAFKITRVGQLVAQEASKRLNVPFGIIDLSLAPTPAVGDSIAEIFQEMGLEQAGAPGTTAALAILNDNVKKGGVMASSYVGGLSGAFIPVSEDHAMIEAAELGALTLEKLEAMTCVCSVGLDMIAIPGNTSAATISGIIADEAAIGMVNNKTTAARLIPVVGKDVGDQVEFGGLLGYAPIMAVNKFSCEKFVNRGGRVPAPIHSFKN
- a CDS encoding ACT domain-containing protein → MKCVITVFGKDKVGIIAKTCAYLSEVNINILDISQTIVDGYFNMMMIVDISKISKPMEVAAEELKGIGKELGVIVSMQHEDIFNCMHRI
- a CDS encoding DUF4438 domain-containing protein → MIKTNKEFLVKQSVGGKVHSPIVASPYRISRDGIPMILPATGGISYNVKVGDSCMKWIGDHVEPGVSIRNENTNENNALMLLGCIGNEAKVMSGDAKGATGFVTGGHGGIEHTLVYFDDETLEKLNIDDKILVKAFGQGLKIEGFDDIVCMNIDPELLEKMDIRVTEDGCLEVPVATEIPPYLMGSGVGSSTAFSGDYDIMTGDKEANEKYGINELRFGDIVLLQDCNNCFGRDYLKGSVTIGVVVHSDCVKAGHGPGVTAIMSCPTSKIKGRKDKNANIAYYMNVMR
- a CDS encoding YifB family Mg chelatase-like AAA ATPase → MNIRVFSSSYLGVEPYLIEVEIDISNGLPIFSIVGLGDTAISESKDRIKTALKNCDYKVEPKRMIVNLSPAGIKKEGAQFDLPIAVGIMLAMGYIRDKNSVLDNYIFLGELSLDGKVRGIKGIINSMILAKEKNYTGVVLPLENLEEASLIEGIDIIPVSHLKEVADFISNNTKPIFEKPQRKLNIEYKVDFNEVKGQTLAKRGMEIAAAGGHNILLIGSPGSGKSMLAKRMITILPPMTENEIIQSTKIYSVAGELNSENPIINKRPFRAPHHTSSPTAIIGGGKKISPGEITLASNGILLLDELAEFPRSVLESLRQPLEDGKIFITRAHYKVNFPSKFLLVGTSNPCPCGFYFEGGKCSCSQHEVTKYMKKLSGPIMDRIDIHIEMRRLSEDELMNSSVAESSEEIRKRVIKVRKIQRERFGNDETLNSNMSSLDIKKYCKILPEDREYFKSAVQMLGISARGYDKILKTARTIADLDESIEIKRFHLMEALSFRRK